A single Syngnathoides biaculeatus isolate LvHL_M chromosome 18, ASM1980259v1, whole genome shotgun sequence DNA region contains:
- the LOC133492131 gene encoding A disintegrin and metalloproteinase with thrombospondin motifs 15-like: MLSLSFWSLHSKLNANSVMWIRTTCLLHVVVSLSELVRCMETELCFPVVLDTRQQYNDNDVETLRSKCVLRIRAFHQELEVDLRQDSNFIGSYVPGRDAPWLTAADVTIDLSGCFYSGSVNGDRYSYAALSLCKGVQGALGYQGWEYFINPVRNDTSSAGSAHVIRRRHNSDLQPNSTSRCAVNNDIGFHHAHVLGKYKSAKDNGNVTTSALRRMGRSKRFASVPRYVETLLVADQTMAEFHGDDLKHYLLTLMSVAARLYKHPSILNSINIVVVKIVVLSEVDKGPKVSGNAAMTLRNFCTWQKKMNKNNDKHAEYWDTAILFTRQDLCGASTCDTLGMADVGTMCDPKRSCSVIEDDGLPSAFTTAHELGHVFNMPHDNVKACEDVFGKLQDNHMMSPTLIQINRTSPWSPCSAAIVTDFLDNGHGECLLDQPQKPLSLPNALPGVSYILERQCELAFGEGSKPCPFMQPPCIRLWCTGKSNGQLVCMTRHFPWADGTHCGDGKVCDRGVCSPKEDRTFKVDGRWGKWGSFGLCSRTCGGGVQLAKRECNNPVPSNGGKYCQGVRVKYRSCSLNHCPDTGKTYRDEQCESSGRSFSSNHIAPSVVWVPKYSGVSVEDRCKLICRANGTGYFYVMAPKVVDGTPCSPDSTGVCVQGKCIKAGCDGKIGSTKKFNKCGVCGGDNKSCKKVSGLFTKPMHGYNFVVMLPVGATNIDIRQRGYQGMLGDDNYLAVKNSEGHYLLNGDYVVSAGERDIIVKGSLLRYSGTTGLSETLQSVNPLGETLTVEVLCAGNLTPPRIRYSFYLARQNNKEDKALKKEDREKSHNSVLAHDSAKERGAATLKKPYSKEQPLLEKWTSASWDTCSVSCGNGFQRRMVQCLRTDGKPGLKCDPTKRPSATRACGDPCPEWNAGQWSPCSTTCGKGFKRRPLHCKAQTGHLLPRDHCSGLRKPQELDFCKLKPC; the protein is encoded by the exons ATGCTCTCCCTGAGCTTTTGGTCATTGCATTCGAAGTTGAATGCAAATAGCGTCATGTGGATCAGAACAACGTGTCTGCTCCACGTCGTGGTGTCGCTCTCCGAACTGGTTCGCTGCATGGAAACCGAACTTTGCTTCCCGGTTGTATTGGACACCCGACAGCAGTATAATGACAACGACGTGGAGACTCTCCGCAGTAAATGTGTGCTAAGAATCCGCGCTTTCCACCAGGAATTGGAGGTGGATTTACGGCAAGATTCCAATTTCATTGGCTCTTACGTCCCCGGCCGGGACGCACCGTGGCTCACCGCTGCGGACGTCACCATTGACCTGAGTGGTTGCTTTTACTCCGGCTCCGTGAACGGTGACCGCTACTCGTACGCAGCCTTGAGCCTGTGCAAGGGCGTGCAAGGTGCACTTGGCTACCAAGGCTGGGAGTATTTCATCAACCCGGTGCGCAATGACACCTCAAGCGCGGGCAGCGCGCACGTCATCCGGCGCCGACACAACAGCGACCTCCAGCCAAATTCCACTTCCAGGTGTGCAGTCAACAATGACATCGGTTTCCACCACGCACACGTATTGGGGAAATACAAGAGCGCAAAGGACAACGGCAATGTGACCACAAGCGCGCTGAGGAGGATGGGGAGAAGCAAACGTTTTGCGTCAGTTCCCAGGTACGTGGAGACGCTGCTGGTGGCCGACCAGACGATGGCCGAGTTCCACGGCGACGACCTTAAACATTACCTCTTGACACTCATGTCAGTGGCGGCCAGGCTCTACAAGCACCCGAGTATCCTCAACTCCATCAACATCGTTGTTGTGAAGATTGTCGTCCTATCCGAGGTGGACAAAGGACCCAAAGTGTCCGGGAACGCAGCCATGACGCTCCGGAATTTTTGCACTtggcaaaaaaagatgaacaagaACAACGACAAGCATGCAGAATATTGGGACACAGCGATCCTCTTCACAAGACAG GACCTGTGTGGGGCTTCCACATGCGACACCCTCGGAATGGCCGATGTCGGCACCATGTGCGACCCCAAGAGGAGCTGCTCTGTGATTGAAGACGACGGATTACCTTCGGCCTTCACCACAGCTCACGAGCTTG GACACGTCTTTAACATGCCGCACGACAACGTGAAGGCCTGCGAAGATGTTTTTGGCAAGCTGCAGGACAATCACATGATGTCTCCCACGCTCATTCAGATTAATCGCACCAGCCCGTGGTCGCCCTGCAGCGCTGCCATCGTCACTGACTTTCTGGACAATGGACACG GGGAATGTTTGCTGGACCAGCCCCAGAAACCGTTGAGCCTCCCTAACGCGCTTCCCGGAGTATCCTACATCCTGGAACGTCAGTGTGAGCTGGCCTTCGGTGAAGGTTCCAAACCCTGCCCCTTCATGCAGCCACCATGCATTCGCCTATGGTGCACGGGCAAGTCCAACGGCCAGTTGGTGTGTATGACCCGCCACTTCCCCTGGGCCGACGGCACCCACTGCGGAGATGGCAAAGTTTGCGACAGAGGCGTTTGCTCACCCAAAGAGGACCGAACTTTTAAA GTCGACGGTCGCTGGGGTAAGTGGGGTTCATTTGGTCTGTGCTCCCGGACTTGTGGAGGTGGCGTCCAACTGGCCAAAAGGGAGTGCAACAACCCGGTTCCCTCAAACGGGGGGAAATACTGCCAAGGGGTTCGGGTTAAATACCGCTCCTGTAGCCTGAACCACTGCCCTGACACAG GTAAGACTTACCGTGATGAGCAGTGTGAATCCAGCGGCCGCAGTTTCAGCAGTAACCATATCGCCCCGTCTGTGGTGTGGGTGCCCAAGTACTCTGGAGTAAGTGTTGAGGACAGATGTAAACTCATCTGCAGGGCCAATGGAACCGGTTACTTCTATGTTATGGCACCCAAG GTTGTGGATGGAACCCCGTGCTCTCCAGACTCCACAGGAGTGTGCGTTCAAGGAAAATGCATCAAAGCTGGGTGTGACGGAAAAATTGGATCAACCAAGAAGTTTAACAAATGTGGAGTCTGCGGGGGTGATAACAAAAGCTGCAAGAAGGTCTCGGGACTCTTCACCAAGCCTAT GCACGGCTACAACTTTGTGGTGATGTTGCCAGTGGGCGCAACCAACATAGACATCCGTCAGCGTGGCTACCAAGGAATGCTGGGTGACGACAATTACTTGGCAGTAAAGAACAGCGAGGGTCACTACCTCCTTAATGGCGACTACGTGGTGTCAGCCGGAGAGAGGGACATCATCGTTAAGGGCAGTCTGCTGCGCTACAGCGGCACCACCGGACTCTCCGAGACCCTCCAGTCTGTAAATCCCTTGGGGGAGACGCTCACTGTGGAAGTGCTGTGTGCGGGCAATTTGACGCCCCCTCGCATACGCTACTCCTTCTACCTGGCGCGTCAGAACAACAAAGAGGACAAGGCTCTGAAGAAGGAGGACCGCGAAAAATCCCACAACAGTGTTCTGGCTCACGATAGCGCCAAGGAGAGGGGTGCGGCAACCTTGAAGAAACCTTACAGCAAAGAGCAGCCCCTTCTTGAGAAATGGACATCCGCAAGCTGGGACACGTGCTCGGTGAGCTGCGGGAACGGTTTCCAGAGGCGAATGGTGCAATGTTTGAGGACGGACGGCAAGCCGGGCTTGAAATGCGATCCTACCAAAAGGCCCTCGGCCACCAGAGCCTGTGGGGACCCGTGTCCGGAGTGGAACGCCGGACAGTGGTCACCGTGTTCCACCACCTGCGGGAAAGGCTTTAAGAGACGACCGCTGCACTGCAAAGCCCAAACAGGACACTTGCTTCCCAGGGACCACTGCAGTGGCTTACGCAAACCACAGGAGCTGGACTTCTGTAAACTAAAGCCTTGCTAG